In Rhododendron vialii isolate Sample 1 chromosome 9a, ASM3025357v1, the following are encoded in one genomic region:
- the LOC131299560 gene encoding uncharacterized protein LOC131299560, with amino-acid sequence MVKDLKAKVRKGTKNDNYVYPSKRQRRMTRSVKSDQEVGNEGVVDVDNIILGPKQVFKKPDPIRGLRTNKVHRHMLKEDKDKLTQIWTEAYNNSCIWTGSELGSNIWVEDIRQLIEESALSGNVIDAYAEVLFLEQQRRASDIQGDGTQLMSYVFSWTFL; translated from the exons ATGGTTAAGGACCTTAAAGCGAAGGTGCGGAAAGGAACAAAAAATGATAATTATGTGTACCCCAGTAAACGACAAAGACGCATGACCAGATCGGTTAAGTCTGATCAAGAAGTGGGGAATGAAGGTGTGGTTGACGTTGACAATATCATCCTAGGTCCGAAACAAGTTTTTAAGAAGCCTGATCCAATAAGGGGTCTCAGAACGAATAAGGTACATCGTCATATGCTGAAGGAGGACAAAGATAAGCTAACCCAGATTTGGACAGAAGCATATAACAA CTCGTGCATCTGGACCGGTTCAGAATTAGGGAGTAACATTTGGGTTGAAGATATCAGGCAATTGATTGAAGAATCTGCCCTATCCGGCAAT GTTATTGATGCGTATGCCGAGGTACTTTTTTTGGAGCAGCAGAGGAGAGCCAGTGACATACAAGGTGATGGGACCCAACTGATGTCGTACGTATTCAGCTGGACCttcttgtga